A genomic window from Struthio camelus isolate bStrCam1 chromosome 2, bStrCam1.hap1, whole genome shotgun sequence includes:
- the HTR5A gene encoding 5-hydroxytryptamine receptor 5A yields MDRPLNLSCFAAPTPTAGNRSGATAGLDGGGRAQLSVFSVLILTLLVMLVVATFLWNGLVLATILRVRTFHRVPHNLVASMAVSDVMVAALVMPLSLVHELSGRRWRLGRLLCQMWISFDVLCCTASIWNVTAIALDRYWSITRHLEYTLRTRRRISNIMIALTWALSAFISLAPLLFGWGETYSADSEECQVSQEPSYTIFSTFGAFYLPLCVVLFVYWKIYKAAKFRIGSRKSNSITPITPEALEVKEAAQQPQMVFNVRHATVTFQTDGDTWREQKEKKAALMVGILIGVFVLCWIPFFITELINPLCSCDIPPIWKSIFLWLGYSNSFFNPLIYTAFNKNYNNAFRNLFFRQH; encoded by the exons ATGGACCGGCCGCTCAACCTCAGCTGCTTCGCAGCCCCGACGCCGACCGCCGGCAACCGGAGCGGGGCCACCGCGGGCCTggacggcggcggccgggcacAGCTCTCCGTGTTCAGCGTGCTCATCCTCACCCTCCTGGTCATGCTGGTGGTGGCCACCTTCCTCTGGAACGGGCTGGTCTTGGCCACCATCCTCCGGGTGCGTACTTTCCACCGGGTGCCCCACAACCTGGTGGCCTCCATGGCGGTCTCCGACGTGATGGTGGCGGCCCTCGTCATGCCCCTGAGCTTGGTGCATGAGTTgtcggggcggcggtggcggctgggCCGGTTGCTGTGCCAGATGTGGATCTCCTTCgacgtgctgtgctgcactgctagCATCTGGAACGTCACGGCCATCGCCCTGGACCGCTACTGGTCCATCACCCGCCACCTGGAGTACACGCTCCGCACCCGGCGCCGCATCTCCAACATAATGATCGCCCTCACCTGGGCCCTTTCTGCCTTCATTTCCTTGGCCCCACTGCTCTTTGGCTGGGGGGAGACTTACTCAGCGGACAGTGAGGAGTGCCAAGTCAGCCAGGAGCCATCCTACACCATCTTCTCCACCTTCGGCGCCTTCTACCTGCCCCTGTGCGTGGTGCTCTTTGTGTACTGGAAGATCTACAAAGCAGCCAAGTTTCGCATTGGATCTCGGAAGAGCAACTCCATCACCCCCATTACCCCAGAAGCCCTAGAG GTAAAGGAAGCTGCCCAACAGCCACAGATGGTCTTCAATGTCCGTCATGCTACCGTTACATTCCAGACAGACGGAGACACGTGGAgagagcagaaggagaagaaagctgccCTCATGGTGGGCATTCTCATTGGGGTCTTCGTGCTCTGCTGGATCCCCTTCTTCATCACAGAGCTCATCAACCCTCTCTGCTCATGCGACATTCCACCCATTTGGAAGAGTATTTTTCTATGGCTAGGCTattcaaattccttttttaatCCACTGATCTACACTGCTTTCAACAAAAACTACAACAATGCCTTCAGAAACCTGTTCTTTAGGCAGCACTGA